A window of Vicinamibacteria bacterium contains these coding sequences:
- a CDS encoding Gfo/Idh/MocA family oxidoreductase produces the protein MSPRGRPAGQVLGWGLLGTARINRSLVPPLRASSRNRLLAVASRSAERAQSYAREWEIPRSYPDYEALLADPEVDVVYIPLPNALHAEWTVRAAQAGKHVLCEKPLVLSAEEMARVEAAAKEAGVVVTEAFMYRHHPQTERIRALVKEGAVGQLGLVRGCFTFDLTRSQDVRLLPELGGGSLWDVGCYPVSLARFAIAAEPVEAFGWQRSGPSGVDEVFTGQMRFPGDVLVQFDCGFRSPFRAEMEFVGTEGVLRVPWPFRPGADASVMLTRRNGETETIPTGGGDRYALEVEDVADAVLEGKPPRVILGESRGNMVALLALLRSAREGRPVRIG, from the coding sequence ATGAGCCCCCGCGGCCGTCCGGCCGGCCAGGTGTTGGGCTGGGGTCTGCTCGGAACCGCCCGCATCAACCGCTCCCTCGTGCCTCCCCTGCGCGCCTCCAGCCGCAACCGTCTCCTGGCCGTGGCCAGCCGCTCGGCGGAGCGGGCGCAAAGCTACGCGCGGGAGTGGGAGATACCTCGCTCCTACCCGGACTACGAAGCGCTCCTGGCCGATCCCGAGGTGGACGTGGTCTACATCCCCCTCCCCAACGCGCTCCACGCTGAGTGGACCGTGCGGGCGGCGCAGGCGGGCAAGCACGTGCTCTGCGAGAAGCCTCTGGTGCTCTCCGCGGAGGAGATGGCGCGGGTGGAGGCCGCGGCCAAAGAGGCCGGGGTGGTGGTGACGGAGGCCTTCATGTACCGGCACCACCCTCAGACGGAGCGGATCCGGGCGCTCGTGAAGGAGGGGGCGGTGGGACAGCTCGGCCTGGTGCGGGGGTGTTTCACCTTCGACCTCACCCGGTCCCAGGATGTCCGCCTCCTCCCCGAGCTGGGGGGCGGCAGCCTATGGGACGTCGGATGCTACCCGGTGAGCTTGGCCCGGTTCGCGATCGCCGCGGAGCCGGTGGAGGCCTTCGGCTGGCAGCGGAGCGGTCCCTCGGGGGTGGATGAGGTGTTCACCGGCCAGATGCGATTCCCGGGGGACGTCCTCGTCCAGTTCGACTGTGGCTTCCGCTCGCCTTTCCGGGCGGAGATGGAGTTTGTGGGGACGGAGGGAGTGCTGCGCGTACCCTGGCCTTTCCGCCCGGGAGCGGACGCGAGCGTGATGCTGACGCGGCGGAACGGGGAGACGGAGACCATCCCCACGGGGGGAGGGGACCGCTATGCCCTGGAGGTGGAAGACGTCGCGGATGCGGTTCTTGAAGGCAAGCCCCCGCGGGTTATTCTGGGAGAGAGCCGGGGCAACATGGTCGCCCTCCTCGCCCTCCTCCGGTCGGCCCGGGAAGGTCGCCCGGTGCGGATCGGCTAG